In Cryptomeria japonica unplaced genomic scaffold, Sugi_1.0 HiC_scaffold_1949, whole genome shotgun sequence, the genomic window ACATTCAATCAAAACACCATCTTCATTAACCATACTAGTGATTGAGTTCCTCTATTGTGTTTGAAAGTGGATTATTGACAGAACCATGTGTTCGTATCTCCTAGGTAAGCCGAATAACCCTATATATATGCttctttaatatttcttttctaatCATCACCTTCTCCTTCTCTCTTATAGTAGTTTCCTTTCATTGAATATGctcatcattattttgttcatccATTTATTcatatgttttttgtattttcttatttaaACTATCTTTCTACATGAATAAGTTTCCAAAAGAAGGTTTTTTTCCACTTTTAAATtttttcctttatttatttttagttttgaaGCCAAGGTAGTGTCCACTTGTAATTAATcccttttaaaaaattaaataaattataggaTCACATAAATGTGTACCTAAAGGGGTAAAGATCTTTCCTCAAAGTTTCAACCCAATTTAGAAGCAGTGAGGGGGTGTTCCTTCGAAGTTTCAACCCATTTCAGGAGTGGATTATTATGATTTAACTAGCTCTCACAAGAAAGAGAGGGATGCATATTATTTATTATTACAATAAACAATTATATATTGTAATAAGATTTCACATATTAATAATGTAAATGAATAATGCACATCATTTAATGATATATCGACCCTTAATTGAAATAGCTAATGTAACATTAATGTAGTACGTTGCCGATTTCAACGAAGAAACCGAGAAACCTTGTTGCCGAGTTCAATGAACAAACCAACAAATCATAATGGGAATCGTCCGAAGAATCAATAAGCCAAGGGCTGCACGGCCACCATGATAAAATATTGGGAATAAACCTTAATGATAACCCTATAAATCATTGGATTCATTCTTCTGAACACAACATCGCGGCCTGCCCTAAGACAACAATCAGTTTCATATTATAGTGGTTGGTTTGAGCATTTATTCATGGCTTCCAAGGTTGTGAGGTGGATTGCTATATGCTTCCTTGTGGCTTCCATACTCTGTGTTAATGGCGAGACATTGACCACGTCCACTCCGTATGATTCTGCTGGTCGTAATTACGACCTTGGTGGCCTATTTTGCGCTACAATTTACTCTAATCAGACATTAGAGTTTCGCAGCGAATACCTTTGGACTGCGTATTGTGACCAAGCCGGCCAGCCCATGGAACTTTCCCTCTGCGGCACATGCATCCAAGTAAACTGCATCATATATATTAACAATTTGTTAGCTTATATGTATAATGTTTATAACTGATCATTTGAATTGTTACAGGTGACAAATGATTCGACGGATCAAAATGTAATTGTACGAATTGTGGACGAGTGCCACAATGGAGGACTGGTTTTAGAAACTGATGCTTTTAATGCCATTGATAAGGATGGGAAAGGAAAGCATGATGGCCATATGCTTACTACCTACAAGTTCGTGGGGTGTTAGAACAATCTCACAGCCACAATTAACTTATAAATTGTAAGCGTGATTAAGATATTTATATGTTTCAGTATTTAAGAGGCAAAAATATGTTTAGGTTTAttggtcaattttttttttccGCAATCATTTATTCACTGTAGTGTTTGGTCAATAGGATGATAAATAATTATATTCATCAATCATTCAATGAAAATTATAGATATTTTTTTAATAGTAGGTGTACTCAAGCTTTCAAAATATCAAGTTAAaatgattcttacaaatgattaACTAAAtagtaaatttattttttaattcaatcATTCTCACATAGCATTGATCATAATTTTGTAGAAAATTTATGTCTCAAAATAATATCTTAATGCATGCCATTTTATCTTGATTGTTATTAGAATAGCATTATATTGCCACTACTTATAAGAGACAATTTGAAGTAGCACCTAG contains:
- the LOC131030271 gene encoding pathogenesis-related protein PR-4-like codes for the protein MASKVVRWIAICFLVASILCVNGETLTTSTPYDSAGRNYDLGGLFCATIYSNQTLEFRSEYLWTAYCDQAGQPMELSLCGTCIQVTNDSTDQNVIVRIVDECHNGGLVLETDAFNAIDKDGKGKHDGHMLTTYKFVGC